The genomic segment GAATCTGTTAGAAGGGCGTTGGCTATTCAAATGATAATAAATTACGAGTTTGGAATGGCAAAAAATGAAAACCCTCTTCAAGGTTGTTATATTATAGAAGAATTAACTGACTTGGTAGAAGAAGAAGTGTTAAATGAGTTTGAAAGACTTTCAAAAAGAGGCGGCGTGCTTGGAGCAATGGAATCAAGGTATCAAAGAAACAAGATCCAGGAGGAATCTCTATACTATGAGAGACTTAAAAATACTGGAGAATTGCCAATTATAGGTGTAAATACATTTGTAAATGACAAATATATACAAGAAGATAAAATTGAACTATCAAGGTCAACAGAAGAAGAAAAGAAGTGGCAACTGGACAACTTAATTGCATTTCAAAAGCGCAATGAAGCATTCTCAAAGCAGTATCTGGATAAATTAAAATATATAGCTCAAAGTAGTGGTAATATATTCGAAGAACTCATGGAAACTGTAAAGTACGCATCACTGGGTCAGATTACAAATGCCTTATTTGAGGTAGGTGGCAAATACAGAAGAAATATGTAAATTTTATAAGGAGTTGAAATGGAAAGTTCAATTTTTGGGATTGTGCTTTTAGCAAGTATAGGTTATTTTTTCTACCGTGTAAATTATTTATACTCACTACTTAAGTTTGGTCAAAAAGAAAACCGTTTTGATAACCCTTTTGAGCGCCTAAACAGTGCTGTAAAAAATGGTCTGTTGCAAATGTGTCATTTTAAAGTAAACGATAAGGATATAAACTACGCTGGCATTATGCATGCTCTTATTTTCTTTGGGTTTGTAGTTTTGCTTTTTGGTGAAATAGAGCTAATTATAAAAGGTTTTATACCATCTTTCAGTTTTAGCTTTTTAGGAGTTTTGTACCCTATCTATCTATTTTTAGAAGATTTATTTGCATTTTTGGTGCTTGTGGCTATTGTTATGTCTTTAATAAGGCGATTTGTATGGCACCCCAAAAAGCTCAATTATCATTTTAGTGCATATTTGATACTTATTTTTATTACTATATTAATGCTTACATTACTTTATATGGCAGCGCTTGAGATGGCTAAGACTAATCAGATAAATCCATATGAACCATTTGCTTCTATTGTATACAGATTGCTTAATATTCATTCATACAATGAATTAGCCTACCATATAGCTTTTTGGGTGCATATGATTGTTTTGCTAGCATTTTTGGATTTTATACCAAACTCAAAGCATCTGCATATTTTAGCAGGTATACCCAATAATTATTTTGTAAACTTAGGACCTTCAATGGCTTTAAGAGATCTTAACTTTGAAGATGAAAATGCGGAGAGTTTTGGTGTAAAAAATGTAAATGAGTTTACATGGAAGCAATTGCTAGACGGTTATGCTTGCACTGAGTGTGGAAGATGCGCTCAGGTGTGTCCTGCAGCAAATACAGGTAAAGTTCTTGTCCCAAGAGAAATTATACTTGGCATAAAAGAAAATCTATTTCATAACGCTCAAAATTTATTTAATAAAAAAGAATTAATACCTATAGTTACAAATGAATTACCCAAAGATAACCCTCATGGGTACTATGAATATGGCTTTACAATTCCAGATAAAGCGCTTTGGCAGTGTACCACATGTGGAGCCTGTCAAAATGTATGTCCTGTTGGAAACGAGCATATTAGAGACATGATTGATTTAAAGCGTTATGCAGTTTTAACTCAAGGTGAGTTCCCAGAAAAACTTGTGCCTATTTTCAACAACATTGAAACAAACTCAAATCCATGGGGCATTAATGCAGACTACAGGCTAGACTGGGCAAAAGGGCTCGATGTAAAAACCATAGATGAAGTGCCAGATCCAGAAGTTTTATACTTTGTGGGTTGCGCCAGTTCTTTTGATGATAGGAGCAAAAAGATTGCCCAGAGTTTTGTTAAGGTTTTACAAAAAGCCAATATAAAATTTGCTGTTCTTGGCAAAAAAGAAAAATGCTGTGGTGATAATGCAAGACGACTTGGCAATGAGTATTTGTTCTACAACCTTGCATTAGAAAATATAGAAACTTTTAAATCCTACAATGTAAAAAAAATAGTTACTACATGCCCACATGGCTACTATACACTAAAGAATGAGTACAAAAAGCTTGGAGGTGAATTTGAAGTTCTACATCACAGTCAGTTTATAGGCCAACTATTAAAAGAAGGAAGAATTGAGTTGTCAAATAAACTAAACCAGACTGCCACATTCCACGATTCTTGCTATTTGGGTAGGCACTCAAATATATATCAACAGCCCAGAGAAATTTTATCACAAGCTGGACTAAAGCTTTCTGAAATGAAAAATGCCTTTTGTAACAGTTTTTGCTGTGGTGCAGGCGGAGGCATGATGTGGCTTGAAGAAGAAGGAACACGCATGAATAAGGTAAGAACAAATCAGGCTATTGACACAAATACTTCAAATATAGTAACTGCGTGTCCATTTTGTATGATAATGCTGGATGATGGTGTAAAAGATTTATCAAGGGATGATATTAGCGTGCTTGATATAGCGCAGGTGGTTGAAAAAAGCATGGCTTGATAATTACAAAAAGCGGTTTATTTTTTTGAAAAAAGGAGGTTTTGCTTATGTCAAAAAAAATATTAATGCTTGTTGGAGATTATGTAGAAGATTATGAAGTTATGGTACCCTTTCAAATGCTACAGATGGTTGGTTTAGAGGTTTATGCTGCCTGTCCAAACAAAAGAGCGCTTGAGTTTGTTAAGACTGCAATTCATGATTTTGAAGGTGACCAAACATACTCAGAAAAACGTGGACATAATTTTATGTTAAACTGCACATTTGAAGACATAAAAGAAGATAGCTACGATGCACTTGTGCTTCCAGGTGGTAGGGCGCCAGAATACATAAGATTAAACGATAGAGTAATAGAAATTGTAAAACATTTTGCCCAAAATAAAAAACCTATTGCGGCTATTTGTCATGGACCACAAATTTTGATTGCAGCAGATGCAGTTTCTGGATACGAACTTACTGCTTATCCAGCGTTGAAACCAGATATAATAAGAGCTGGTGGCAAATGGCTTGATCCAAACCAAACTTTTTCAAATGCATATATTGATAGAAACTTAGTTACAGCACCAGCCTGGCCAGCTCATCCTGAGTGGATAAGAAAGTTTCTGGATGTACTTGGTGTTAAAATTACTATTTAAAAGTGCATTTTATTAAACAAAGCCCGTAAAAATGGTTGAGTTTTACAGTGTAGAAGATTCTTCA from the Desulfurella sp. genome contains:
- a CDS encoding (Fe-S)-binding protein — translated: MESSIFGIVLLASIGYFFYRVNYLYSLLKFGQKENRFDNPFERLNSAVKNGLLQMCHFKVNDKDINYAGIMHALIFFGFVVLLFGEIELIIKGFIPSFSFSFLGVLYPIYLFLEDLFAFLVLVAIVMSLIRRFVWHPKKLNYHFSAYLILIFITILMLTLLYMAALEMAKTNQINPYEPFASIVYRLLNIHSYNELAYHIAFWVHMIVLLAFLDFIPNSKHLHILAGIPNNYFVNLGPSMALRDLNFEDENAESFGVKNVNEFTWKQLLDGYACTECGRCAQVCPAANTGKVLVPREIILGIKENLFHNAQNLFNKKELIPIVTNELPKDNPHGYYEYGFTIPDKALWQCTTCGACQNVCPVGNEHIRDMIDLKRYAVLTQGEFPEKLVPIFNNIETNSNPWGINADYRLDWAKGLDVKTIDEVPDPEVLYFVGCASSFDDRSKKIAQSFVKVLQKANIKFAVLGKKEKCCGDNARRLGNEYLFYNLALENIETFKSYNVKKIVTTCPHGYYTLKNEYKKLGGEFEVLHHSQFIGQLLKEGRIELSNKLNQTATFHDSCYLGRHSNIYQQPREILSQAGLKLSEMKNAFCNSFCCGAGGGMMWLEEEGTRMNKVRTNQAIDTNTSNIVTACPFCMIMLDDGVKDLSRDDISVLDIAQVVEKSMA
- a CDS encoding DJ-1/PfpI family protein, which translates into the protein MSKKILMLVGDYVEDYEVMVPFQMLQMVGLEVYAACPNKRALEFVKTAIHDFEGDQTYSEKRGHNFMLNCTFEDIKEDSYDALVLPGGRAPEYIRLNDRVIEIVKHFAQNKKPIAAICHGPQILIAADAVSGYELTAYPALKPDIIRAGGKWLDPNQTFSNAYIDRNLVTAPAWPAHPEWIRKFLDVLGVKITI